A stretch of Mucilaginibacter terrae DNA encodes these proteins:
- a CDS encoding ThuA domain-containing protein, with the protein MKKLFSLICLLYTFTLSSAQSLSFKVLVLYENGGHHLAYSKAAIQWLNQQGKANNFKVDYIQNTETITDSLLNKYRVFIQLDYPPYTWTPRAAATFQKYIDGGKGGWVGFHHATLLGNFDGFKMWQWFSDFMGGIKFKNYIATFAQGWVNVEDKQHPVMKGVPASFTISKEEWYTYNQSPRSNVQVLASVDEKSYRPQSNITMGDHPVVWSNPHVKARNVYIFMGHSPELFKSAAYKQLFKNAILFTAGRL; encoded by the coding sequence ATGAAAAAGCTTTTTAGCCTGATTTGTTTACTGTACACGTTTACATTATCAAGTGCACAATCACTATCCTTTAAAGTGCTGGTACTTTATGAAAACGGCGGACACCACCTGGCTTATTCAAAAGCAGCCATACAATGGCTTAACCAACAGGGCAAGGCCAATAATTTTAAGGTTGATTATATACAAAACACCGAAACCATAACCGACAGCCTGCTAAATAAATACCGGGTATTTATACAGTTAGATTACCCACCTTACACCTGGACACCACGTGCGGCAGCGACATTTCAAAAATACATTGATGGAGGCAAAGGCGGTTGGGTTGGCTTTCATCATGCCACGCTGTTGGGCAATTTTGATGGCTTTAAAATGTGGCAATGGTTTTCGGATTTTATGGGTGGCATAAAATTCAAAAATTACATAGCCACTTTTGCACAAGGCTGGGTAAATGTGGAAGACAAGCAACACCCGGTAATGAAAGGCGTACCTGCATCATTCACCATTAGTAAAGAGGAATGGTATACTTATAACCAAAGCCCCCGCTCAAACGTGCAGGTACTGGCCAGCGTTGATGAAAAAAGCTATCGCCCCCAAAGCAATATTACCATGGGCGACCATCCCGTGGTGTGGAGCAACCCGCATGTAAAGGCTCGCAACGTATACATTTTTATGGGGCACTCACCTGAATTATTTAAAAGCGCTGCCTACAAGCAACTATTTAAAAACGCCATATTATTTACAGCAGGCAGATTGTAA
- a CDS encoding phosphatase PAP2 family protein gives MLNNILPLYKYVIAMFTVLCVTNSSLAQITLDTARKDSTDHILQVPDTVKHLESKFISFIPPAAFIGYGFLSLGVKPIRDIDYHVYNDVQKDHPNFHTPIDDYFQYVPVITVYGLNAFGLAGKNRFIDRTILLAMSQAIRLGTVTLVKKTADRLRPNGFDRQSFPSGHASTAFATAEFMAQEYGEVSPWFGVYAYSFATATAILRVYNNDHWFSDIIAGAGFGILSTKAAYLLYPYIRNTFFRNDKNKDNKKAALFIPTYNNGYAGFTFVKTF, from the coding sequence ATGCTCAACAATATACTACCACTTTATAAATACGTTATTGCAATGTTTACCGTGCTATGCGTTACAAATTCATCACTTGCACAAATAACGCTTGATACTGCACGCAAAGACTCTACCGATCATATTTTACAGGTACCCGATACCGTTAAACACCTTGAAAGTAAATTTATATCATTTATACCACCGGCAGCATTTATTGGATATGGCTTTTTGTCGCTTGGTGTAAAACCTATCCGCGATATTGATTACCATGTATATAACGACGTTCAGAAAGACCATCCTAACTTTCATACGCCGATAGATGATTATTTTCAGTATGTGCCCGTAATTACAGTTTACGGTCTCAATGCATTCGGTTTGGCGGGTAAAAACCGCTTTATTGATCGTACGATATTACTGGCCATGTCGCAGGCCATAAGACTGGGTACAGTTACCCTGGTTAAAAAAACAGCTGACAGGCTACGCCCTAACGGGTTCGACCGGCAATCATTCCCATCGGGGCATGCCAGCACTGCTTTTGCCACAGCCGAGTTTATGGCGCAGGAGTATGGTGAGGTTTCGCCCTGGTTTGGTGTTTATGCTTACTCTTTTGCCACGGCTACGGCCATTCTACGGGTGTATAATAACGATCACTGGTTTAGCGATATTATAGCCGGGGCAGGTTTCGGCATACTGTCAACCAAGGCCGCTTACTTGCTTTACCCTTACATCCGCAATACGTTTTTCAGGAACGATAAGAACAAAGACAATAAGAAAGCCGCCCTGTTCATTCCCACATATAATAACGGCTACGCAGGTTTTACCTTTGTAAAAACGTTTTAA
- a CDS encoding TonB-dependent receptor domain-containing protein has product MLKLTALSCLIFISTMVAAQTGNINGKITDAQSEALNAATVTLTGYPDSSIRKNTLANAEGKFSFANLAFGKYRMSISLMGYNKYTSEPIAVDAGNASVNLPVIILTPSSTMLKGVEVTSKKAFVEQKIDRVVVNPDALIANAGTAAFEVLSQSPGVQIDQNGAISFKGKNGVQVFIDDKPTYLSGADLESYLRSLPSSSLDQIELMANPPAKYDAAGNAGVINIKLKKNKAIGFNGALNVAATRGRYTRTNNSVNFNYRHNKLNLFGNLSYNYQNTFTDLDINRRYLNADGSSRGFFAQNSFIRRTGHGLSSKVGADYYASDNTTLGIVLTGTLRPGGNNVNNVSDLLNASGKLDSTIVALNKQDSKFRNGGVNANYRHQFGKTGRQVTADVDYIAYSTDNDQLFDNYTYLPGRVFKSQDILTGKLPAHIDIFSLKSDYTHPFKGGYNFDAGVKASYTKTDNVADYTLMANNITRPDYDKSNHFIYKENINAAYVNLSKEFKKISFQAGLRLENTQSDGHQLGNIEKPDSAFTRRYTNLFPTFYVSYKVDTSSNNQLGFNFGRRINRPFYQDLNPFISPLDKFTYYVGNPFLKPTFSNVFSLSHTYKNKITTTLSYSKDRDQVNETIEIINGTYYSRPGNLGNITVKSVSVNANHDFAKWLTFSGYTEVTNIHSVSDFYTGRLDTKGTFWFVQPTLQFKLTKTWTAELNGMYRTKITNAQFILRETGRINAGVQKKLSTASTLKLNVNDIFYSNINRGIINNLANTEANWTNRTDSRFITVSYSYRFGKAISNQRKHDANGAGDEQNRVKGS; this is encoded by the coding sequence ATGCTGAAACTGACTGCCTTATCCTGTCTTATTTTTATTTCAACCATGGTTGCCGCGCAAACGGGTAATATTAACGGTAAAATAACCGATGCCCAAAGCGAAGCCTTAAATGCCGCTACGGTTACCTTAACCGGTTACCCTGATTCATCCATCCGCAAGAATACTTTGGCCAATGCTGAGGGTAAATTCAGTTTTGCCAACCTTGCTTTTGGCAAGTACCGCATGAGCATATCGCTTATGGGCTATAACAAATATACATCTGAACCCATTGCTGTTGATGCCGGAAATGCCAGCGTAAACTTACCGGTTATTATACTTACGCCAAGCTCAACCATGCTGAAAGGGGTTGAAGTAACCTCGAAAAAAGCATTTGTAGAGCAGAAGATAGACCGCGTGGTGGTTAACCCCGATGCGTTGATTGCCAATGCCGGTACCGCGGCGTTTGAGGTGCTGAGCCAATCGCCCGGTGTACAGATTGATCAGAACGGTGCCATTAGCTTTAAAGGGAAGAACGGGGTGCAAGTGTTTATTGACGATAAGCCAACTTATCTTTCAGGGGCCGATCTGGAAAGCTACCTGCGCTCGCTGCCCTCCTCATCGCTCGACCAAATTGAGTTGATGGCTAACCCGCCTGCCAAATATGATGCCGCCGGAAATGCCGGGGTAATTAACATCAAGCTAAAAAAGAATAAGGCCATTGGTTTTAACGGCGCTTTAAACGTTGCAGCCACACGAGGCCGTTATACACGTACCAATAACAGCGTAAACTTTAATTATCGGCACAATAAGCTTAACCTGTTTGGTAATCTAAGCTATAACTATCAAAACACCTTTACCGATTTAGATATTAACCGTCGCTACCTTAATGCCGATGGCAGCAGTCGTGGCTTTTTTGCCCAAAATTCATTTATTCGCCGTACCGGGCATGGCTTGAGTTCGAAAGTTGGAGCCGATTATTATGCCAGCGATAATACCACTTTAGGCATCGTACTCACCGGAACGCTTCGCCCGGGAGGCAACAATGTAAACAATGTGAGCGATTTGCTGAATGCCTCGGGGAAGTTAGATTCAACCATTGTGGCACTTAATAAACAAGATTCAAAATTCAGGAACGGTGGCGTGAATGCCAATTACCGCCATCAGTTTGGTAAAACCGGGCGCCAAGTTACTGCCGATGTTGACTACATAGCCTATTCAACCGACAACGACCAGTTGTTTGACAACTATACATACCTGCCCGGCCGTGTATTTAAATCGCAGGATATATTAACCGGGAAGCTGCCGGCACACATCGATATTTTCTCTTTAAAGTCTGATTATACGCATCCTTTTAAAGGTGGCTATAACTTTGATGCAGGGGTGAAGGCCAGTTACACTAAAACCGATAATGTGGCCGATTACACCCTTATGGCCAACAACATTACCCGGCCCGATTATGACAAGAGCAATCACTTTATTTATAAAGAAAATATTAACGCCGCATACGTTAACCTGAGCAAAGAGTTTAAAAAAATATCGTTCCAGGCGGGTTTACGGTTGGAAAATACCCAGTCAGACGGTCACCAGTTAGGTAATATCGAAAAGCCCGATTCTGCTTTTACGCGCCGTTACACCAACTTATTTCCTACATTTTATGTGTCGTATAAGGTAGATACGTCATCGAACAATCAACTGGGTTTCAATTTTGGCCGCCGCATTAACCGTCCGTTTTACCAGGATTTAAATCCCTTTATTTCGCCGTTAGATAAGTTTACCTATTATGTGGGTAACCCATTCCTGAAGCCAACTTTCTCTAATGTGTTCTCGTTATCGCACACGTATAAAAACAAAATTACCACCACCCTGAGTTACAGTAAAGACCGCGACCAGGTGAACGAAACCATCGAAATTATTAATGGCACCTATTACAGTCGCCCAGGCAATTTGGGGAACATAACGGTAAAAAGTGTATCGGTAAATGCCAACCATGATTTTGCCAAATGGCTAACCTTTAGCGGTTATACTGAGGTAACCAACATTCATTCGGTGAGCGATTTTTATACCGGCAGGTTAGATACCAAAGGCACGTTTTGGTTTGTACAGCCCACCCTTCAGTTTAAGTTAACCAAAACCTGGACCGCCGAACTGAATGGCATGTACCGCACTAAAATTACCAACGCGCAATTTATTTTGCGCGAAACCGGCCGCATTAACGCTGGTGTGCAAAAAAAGCTATCTACGGCCAGCACGCTTAAACTCAATGTAAACGATATTTTTTATTCGAACATTAACAGGGGTATTATTAATAACCTGGCCAATACCGAAGCCAACTGGACTAACCGTACCGATTCGCGTTTTATAACCGTATCATACAGCTACCGTTTTGGCAAGGCCATATCAAACCAGCGTAAACACGATGCCAACGGCGCAGGCGACGAGCAAAACAGGGTAAAAGGTTCGTAA
- a CDS encoding GyrI-like domain-containing protein, which translates to MQANSNIEPRLQTGCAQPYVAIAIQVTLKEWNKGNTLANEVKEWLQGKEAKIAGPLFYRYYVMGDAEKPFHIEVGFPVSAFIEGDSRVITGHVPDGSFATLIHCGHPDQLEQTFEVLDAWAKEQHLKWKKSDGKKDVWAGRFEFFMNVDEPDMNNWRTAIAVLIDG; encoded by the coding sequence ATGCAAGCAAACAGCAACATAGAACCACGCTTACAAACCGGATGCGCACAACCCTATGTTGCTATTGCTATTCAAGTAACACTCAAAGAGTGGAATAAAGGCAACACTCTGGCTAACGAAGTAAAGGAGTGGCTGCAAGGTAAAGAGGCTAAAATTGCCGGTCCGCTGTTTTACCGCTATTATGTTATGGGCGATGCCGAAAAACCTTTTCATATCGAAGTTGGGTTCCCGGTATCGGCATTTATTGAGGGCGACAGCAGGGTAATAACCGGGCATGTACCTGATGGTAGTTTTGCTACGCTGATACATTGCGGTCACCCTGATCAATTGGAGCAAACTTTTGAAGTGCTTGATGCATGGGCAAAAGAACAGCATCTTAAATGGAAGAAGAGCGATGGCAAGAAAGATGTTTGGGCAGGCCGCTTCGAGTTTTTTATGAACGTTGATGAACCCGATATGAATAACTGGCGAACGGCAATTGCTGTTTTAATTGATGGATAG
- a CDS encoding DoxX family protein, giving the protein MKKNKIIYWILTGLFLFVMVGSAIPDVLVQDIAVQGFKEMQMPAYLLPFVGVAKILGAIAILIPGYPRIKEWAYAGLIFDLIGAVYSVAASGKSVENWAPMLLFIALGVASYFYYHKLQKAKELHKPNQNLQDNVASASIQSSFI; this is encoded by the coding sequence ATGAAAAAAAACAAGATAATTTATTGGATACTTACCGGCCTGTTCCTGTTTGTAATGGTGGGCAGCGCCATACCCGATGTACTGGTGCAGGATATAGCCGTACAAGGCTTTAAAGAAATGCAGATGCCTGCTTACCTGTTACCCTTTGTGGGCGTAGCCAAAATACTGGGGGCAATAGCCATTTTAATTCCGGGCTATCCGCGCATTAAAGAGTGGGCTTACGCCGGGCTGATTTTTGATTTAATTGGCGCGGTTTACTCGGTGGCGGCCTCTGGCAAATCGGTAGAAAACTGGGCGCCTATGCTTCTCTTTATTGCCCTGGGCGTTGCCTCCTATTTTTATTACCACAAGTTGCAAAAAGCTAAAGAGTTGCACAAGCCCAATCAAAACTTGCAGGATAATGTAGCATCGGCAAGCATTCAATCGTCATTTATATAA
- a CDS encoding VOC family protein codes for MKRLDAYLFFDGNCNEAMNFYKETFGGELFVMKVGESPAKDQFPESMADTVLHACLKVSDVMIMASDNCMGGDLPKGKDVSLSLSCESRAEVDQLFDKLSTGGQPMMPPKEEFWGDYFGSLTDKYGFNWMLAFPVAKP; via the coding sequence ATGAAAAGACTTGATGCTTACCTATTTTTTGATGGCAACTGTAACGAAGCCATGAACTTTTACAAAGAAACTTTTGGCGGCGAACTATTTGTAATGAAAGTAGGCGAATCTCCGGCAAAAGACCAGTTTCCCGAATCAATGGCGGATACCGTGCTGCATGCCTGCCTTAAAGTTAGCGATGTGATGATTATGGCATCAGACAACTGCATGGGCGGCGATTTGCCCAAAGGTAAAGATGTAAGCCTGAGCCTGAGCTGCGAAAGCAGAGCAGAGGTAGACCAGCTGTTTGATAAACTGAGCACCGGTGGCCAGCCCATGATGCCTCCTAAAGAAGAGTTTTGGGGCGATTACTTCGGTTCGTTAACTGATAAATACGGCTTTAACTGGATGCTTGCTTTTCCTGTTGCCAAGCCGTAA
- a CDS encoding dihydrofolate reductase family protein: MPKIVFSTTLQQISRPQSKLAKGNLNREVLYLKQQPGADIISWGGVNMAHSLIKAGLIDVYLLWVAPVVLKQGVPLFLIKERPALRLIKTHHFTNGVVLFYYEPEYNLLNTNT, encoded by the coding sequence TTGCCCAAAATAGTATTTTCTACCACGTTGCAGCAAATTAGCAGGCCGCAATCAAAACTGGCAAAGGGCAATTTAAACCGCGAAGTATTATATTTAAAGCAACAACCCGGGGCCGATATTATATCGTGGGGAGGCGTAAACATGGCGCACTCGCTCATAAAGGCAGGGTTAATTGATGTGTACCTGTTATGGGTGGCCCCGGTGGTTTTAAAGCAAGGCGTGCCCCTGTTTTTAATTAAAGAAAGGCCGGCGCTCAGGCTCATCAAAACACATCATTTTACCAATGGCGTGGTGCTTTTTTATTACGAACCCGAATACAATTTACTAAACACAAACACTTAA
- a CDS encoding dihydrofolate reductase family protein, with protein MRKVVLSVNITMNGMMAGPNGELDWHYEYWSDEIAHESHALLQSMGAILVGRITYEAMLKHWSQVAISPYQPPKTGGMPN; from the coding sequence ATGCGCAAAGTGGTACTATCGGTAAATATAACCATGAACGGCATGATGGCCGGGCCCAATGGCGAGCTCGACTGGCATTACGAATATTGGAGCGATGAAATCGCCCATGAGAGCCATGCCCTGCTGCAAAGCATGGGCGCCATACTGGTAGGCCGCATTACGTACGAAGCCATGTTGAAACACTGGAGCCAGGTAGCTATAAGCCCGTATCAACCACCCAAGACAGGAGGTATGCCAAACTGA
- a CDS encoding GlxA family transcriptional regulator, whose protein sequence is MKHISILVPKGAILGSLEGSRQLLTQVNQFFAAKGMPPIFKVQLVGLNTHTPITGGLFTVNTDLVIDDVKKTDLIIIPALDGDLNQAIENNKDFIPWIIKQRAAGSEVASLCLGAFLLASTGLLNGHKCATHWMAANAFKQMFPDVELVTEKIITDEQGIYSSGGAFSYLNLILYLIEKFAGREMAILSSKVFAIEMERSSQSPFIIFQGQKDHTDDPIKKAQEYIEQNYQEKITVEQLASMFALGRRNLERRFKKATANTVVEYIQRVKIEAAKMNLENTRDSVNEVMYNVGYTDTKAFRSTFKRITGLSPIEYKNKYQRELVN, encoded by the coding sequence ATGAAGCACATATCAATTTTAGTACCTAAAGGAGCTATACTGGGCAGCCTGGAAGGCTCAAGACAGTTACTTACGCAAGTAAACCAGTTTTTTGCCGCCAAAGGCATGCCCCCGATATTTAAAGTGCAGCTGGTAGGGCTAAATACCCATACCCCCATTACCGGCGGACTATTTACAGTAAATACCGACCTGGTAATTGATGATGTTAAAAAAACCGACCTCATTATCATCCCCGCCCTCGACGGCGACCTGAACCAGGCCATCGAAAACAATAAAGATTTTATTCCGTGGATCATCAAACAACGCGCAGCAGGCTCTGAGGTAGCCAGTTTGTGTTTAGGTGCCTTCCTGCTGGCTTCTACCGGGTTGCTCAATGGCCATAAATGTGCCACACACTGGATGGCCGCTAACGCCTTTAAGCAAATGTTCCCCGATGTGGAACTGGTGACCGAGAAAATTATTACCGATGAGCAGGGTATTTACTCCAGCGGCGGTGCTTTTTCATATCTTAACCTCATTTTGTATTTGATTGAAAAGTTTGCCGGGCGCGAAATGGCTATTCTCAGTTCTAAGGTTTTTGCCATAGAAATGGAGCGTAGCAGCCAATCGCCGTTCATCATCTTCCAGGGGCAAAAAGACCATACCGACGACCCCATAAAAAAAGCGCAGGAATATATTGAACAAAACTACCAGGAAAAAATTACGGTAGAACAGCTGGCCTCGATGTTTGCGCTCGGCCGCCGAAACCTGGAGCGTCGTTTTAAAAAGGCAACCGCCAATACCGTGGTAGAATACATACAACGCGTAAAAATAGAAGCCGCCAAAATGAACCTCGAAAACACCCGCGACAGCGTAAACGAGGTAATGTACAACGTAGGCTATACCGATACCAAGGCTTTCCGCAGTACGTTTAAGCGTATTACGGGCTTATCGCCTATTGAGTATAAAAATAAGTATCAGCGGGAGTTGGTGAATTAG
- a CDS encoding J domain-containing protein, with amino-acid sequence MAFVDYYKILGVEKTATEKEIKNAYRKLARKYHPDLNPNDSEANKKFQEINEANEVLTDAEKRKKYDQYGENWQHADAYEQARQQQDRQSHGYQGGGQQGGYNFESFGDEGGDFSDFFQSMFGGAGGGSGRQQARYRGQDFNAQLQLTLQEAAETHKQTLTVNGKNIRITIPAGVENGQTIKIAGHGSAGVNGGPAGDLYITFIIADDARFKRRGNDLLATVPLDLYTAVLGGEITSDTLTGQVKVKVKPETQNGTQVKLKGKGMPVYKKADEFGDLYLTYNIQLPTNLTNEQIELFKQLANRK; translated from the coding sequence ATGGCCTTTGTTGATTACTATAAAATTTTAGGGGTCGAAAAAACAGCTACCGAAAAGGAGATTAAAAATGCCTACCGCAAGCTGGCCCGTAAATATCACCCCGATCTTAACCCTAATGATTCGGAAGCTAACAAAAAGTTTCAGGAGATAAATGAAGCTAACGAGGTACTCACCGATGCCGAGAAGCGCAAAAAATACGACCAGTACGGAGAAAACTGGCAACATGCCGATGCTTATGAACAAGCCCGGCAGCAGCAGGACCGTCAATCGCACGGTTATCAGGGCGGCGGTCAGCAGGGCGGTTATAACTTTGAATCGTTTGGCGATGAGGGCGGCGATTTTTCCGATTTCTTTCAATCCATGTTTGGCGGTGCCGGTGGCGGTAGTGGCAGGCAACAGGCACGTTACCGCGGACAGGATTTTAATGCGCAGTTGCAGCTAACCTTGCAGGAAGCCGCCGAAACGCACAAGCAAACGCTTACAGTTAACGGAAAAAACATACGCATAACCATACCGGCAGGTGTGGAGAACGGGCAAACCATAAAAATTGCAGGGCATGGTAGCGCGGGTGTAAACGGTGGCCCGGCGGGCGATTTGTATATCACCTTTATAATTGCCGATGATGCCCGCTTTAAACGCAGGGGCAATGATCTGCTGGCAACCGTTCCGCTCGATTTGTACACGGCTGTTTTAGGTGGCGAAATTACCTCCGATACCCTTACCGGGCAGGTTAAGGTAAAAGTAAAACCCGAAACGCAGAACGGTACACAGGTGAAACTTAAAGGCAAGGGCATGCCCGTTTACAAAAAAGCCGACGAGTTTGGCGACTTGTACCTTACCTACAATATACAGCTGCCAACAAACCTTACCAACGAGCAAATAGAACTATTTAAACAACTGGCTAACCGTAAATAA
- a CDS encoding chaperone modulator CbpM: protein MATEQLTPVNDFCSYHHIEYTVISMFHDAGLLELNIIDKVSYIPVYELPRLERMVRLHTDLGINPEGIEAITHLLERIDTMQQEMQILRNRLRSYE, encoded by the coding sequence ATGGCAACAGAGCAGTTAACCCCCGTAAACGATTTTTGCAGCTATCATCACATTGAGTACACCGTTATCAGTATGTTTCACGATGCAGGTTTACTCGAGCTAAATATTATAGACAAGGTAAGCTACATCCCGGTTTATGAGCTCCCGCGACTGGAGCGCATGGTACGCTTGCACACCGACCTGGGCATTAACCCCGAAGGCATTGAAGCCATAACTCACCTGTTGGAACGTATTGATACGATGCAGCAGGAAATGCAGATATTGAGGAACAGGTTAAGGAGTTACGAGTGA
- a CDS encoding replication-associated recombination protein A: protein MNNLPPLAERMRPKTLDDYVGQKHLVGQGAVLRKAIESGNLPSMIFWGPPGVGKTTLAYIISQNLKRPFFALSAINSGVKDVREVIEKASLLKQGGQTLPVLFIDEIHRFSKSQQDSLLGAVERGIVTLIGATTENPSFEVISALLSRCQVYILQHLHEDDLVALLNKAMQDDEVLKTKKITIKEHEALLRLSGGDARKLLNIFELLLNAIDAPKIVVTNDAVLKNVQQNMALYDKAGEQHYDIISAFIKSMRGSDPNGAVYWLARMLVGGEDPSFIARRMLILASEDIGNANPNALLLAQSCFEAVNVIGMPEARIILSQTAVYLATSAKSNASYMAIGTAMDLVRQTGDLPVPLHLRNAPTKLMKNIGYGKDYKYAHSYEGNFTDQDFLPDEIKGTKLYDPGSNARENEAREKLKKLWGNRYKY, encoded by the coding sequence ATGAATAACCTGCCGCCATTGGCCGAACGTATGCGCCCCAAAACGCTCGATGATTATGTTGGGCAAAAACACCTGGTTGGGCAGGGAGCCGTACTGCGCAAGGCCATCGAGTCAGGCAATCTGCCGTCGATGATTTTTTGGGGGCCACCGGGGGTAGGTAAAACCACACTGGCGTATATTATTTCGCAAAACCTCAAAAGGCCGTTTTTTGCCCTTAGCGCAATTAACTCTGGCGTTAAAGATGTGCGCGAGGTAATCGAAAAAGCATCATTACTCAAACAAGGCGGGCAAACACTACCGGTTTTGTTTATTGATGAGATACACCGTTTCTCCAAATCGCAGCAAGACTCGCTGTTGGGTGCGGTTGAACGCGGCATCGTTACGCTGATTGGTGCCACTACTGAAAACCCGTCGTTCGAGGTTATATCGGCTTTGCTGTCGCGATGCCAGGTCTATATTTTACAGCACCTGCATGAGGATGATTTAGTAGCCCTCCTCAATAAAGCCATGCAGGACGACGAGGTGCTAAAAACCAAAAAAATCACCATTAAAGAGCATGAAGCATTATTACGCCTGTCGGGTGGAGATGCGCGTAAACTGCTCAATATTTTCGAGCTGTTGCTCAATGCCATTGATGCACCCAAAATTGTGGTAACCAATGACGCCGTGCTCAAAAATGTGCAGCAAAACATGGCACTGTATGATAAGGCGGGCGAGCAACATTACGATATTATTTCGGCCTTCATTAAATCTATGCGGGGGAGCGACCCTAACGGTGCCGTATACTGGCTGGCCCGTATGCTGGTAGGCGGCGAAGACCCCTCATTTATTGCCCGCCGTATGCTCATCCTCGCATCCGAAGATATTGGCAATGCCAATCCTAATGCCCTATTGCTGGCGCAAAGCTGTTTTGAAGCGGTAAATGTAATTGGTATGCCCGAGGCGCGTATCATCCTATCGCAAACGGCTGTTTATTTGGCAACATCGGCCAAGAGCAATGCCAGCTATATGGCCATTGGCACTGCCATGGACCTGGTACGCCAAACCGGCGACCTGCCCGTGCCCTTGCACCTGCGTAATGCACCAACCAAGCTCATGAAAAACATTGGCTATGGTAAGGACTATAAATATGCCCACAGTTACGAAGGCAACTTTACCGATCAGGACTTTTTACCCGACGAAATTAAAGGCACCAAGCTTTACGATCCCGGCAGCAACGCCCGGGAAAACGAAGCGAGAGAGAAGTTGAAGAAGCTTTGGGGGAATAGGTATAAGTATTAG
- a CDS encoding isopenicillin N synthase family dioxygenase: MSTVNIPRLDLDTYKNGDAESRKAFSDAIGKAFNETGFVTITNHGLSKELIDSLYAQVKALFALPEDIKLKYEKPELAGQRGYTSKGKETAKGFKVPDLKEFWQIGQTVTDGDPIKEQYPDNVYVDELPDFNTVTREIYQKLEAAGTMLLEAIAVYLELPKDYFYDKVHNGNSILRTLHYFPIEDPDALAPDAVRAGAHEDINLITLLIGASADGLEVLTRDNEWFPIKAHGEDVVVNVGDMLQRLTNNKLKSTTHRVVNPPREQMKYSRFSVPFFLHPKSDMDLTSLESTIDEQHPKVYSDMTAGEYLDERLREIGLKK; encoded by the coding sequence ATGAGTACAGTAAATATTCCACGGCTCGATTTAGATACCTATAAAAATGGTGATGCTGAAAGCCGTAAAGCATTTTCGGATGCTATTGGTAAAGCTTTTAACGAAACCGGGTTTGTAACCATTACCAACCATGGCCTGAGCAAAGAGCTTATTGATAGCCTTTACGCCCAGGTAAAAGCCTTGTTTGCTTTACCCGAAGATATAAAGCTGAAATACGAAAAACCCGAGTTGGCCGGTCAGCGTGGTTATACCAGCAAGGGCAAAGAAACTGCCAAAGGCTTTAAAGTGCCCGACCTGAAGGAGTTTTGGCAAATTGGCCAAACCGTAACCGACGGCGACCCGATAAAAGAGCAATACCCCGACAACGTTTATGTTGACGAACTGCCCGATTTTAACACCGTAACCCGCGAGATTTACCAAAAGCTGGAAGCCGCAGGTACCATGCTACTCGAGGCTATTGCCGTGTATTTAGAATTGCCCAAAGATTACTTTTACGATAAAGTGCACAACGGTAACTCTATACTGCGCACCCTGCACTACTTCCCTATTGAAGATCCTGACGCTTTAGCGCCAGATGCTGTGCGTGCCGGTGCCCATGAGGATATTAACTTAATTACCCTGCTGATTGGTGCAAGCGCTGATGGTTTAGAGGTATTGACCCGCGACAATGAGTGGTTCCCGATTAAGGCCCATGGCGAAGACGTGGTTGTAAACGTAGGCGACATGTTACAACGTTTAACCAATAACAAGTTAAAATCAACCACCCACCGTGTAGTTAATCCGCCGCGCGAGCAAATGAAGTATTCGCGCTTCTCGGTGCCGTTCTTTTTGCACCCAAAATCAGATATGGATTTAACCAGCCTCGAAAGCACCATAGATGAGCAACACCCCAAAGTTTACAGCGACATGACCGCCGGCGAATACCTGGATGAAAGGTTAAGAGAGATTGGGTTGAAGAAATAG